A single genomic interval of Solanum stenotomum isolate F172 unplaced genomic scaffold, ASM1918654v1 scaffold17555, whole genome shotgun sequence harbors:
- the LOC125850551 gene encoding F-box only protein 8-like → MVGRRHLPEDLLVDVLLRLPVESLVRFKCVCKHWYALITSPSFIEMHFHHKHNHARLLICNLTISDKSKSIAFSLLPSKIVQGVSPEQKIVHQLQRVTDFMSIAGPVDGLFLVEKAAFFDEDDARLALWNPATREFWPLPPVSFEPQPFKDHDNQFALGFDPLTRDYKVLCIQTFWDDWGLGVSPNCIVSVYSLRNNSWRNLRPDFPDCCNLHEPIGATHLNGVYYWLSGRLDNIFRICSFDMGSEQFGEMQGPDIPKAQWGKLMLHGDSLAILVGDPGKPMTSIYDVWAMNLEGSWTKILSVQPQIVAHWPRSVWEDDKMIFEITETSQLVLYDPTTRQVIDLGFQLDLIRGRSWVFNYKQSLVQIKRKNDSQGKDNVV, encoded by the coding sequence ATGGTTGGTAGACGTCATTTACCAGAAGATTTATTAGTGGATGTTCTATTAAGGTTGCCTGTGGAATCACTTGTGCGTTTCAAATGTGTGTGCAAACATTGGTATGCTCTCATCACAAGTCCAAGTTTTATAGAAATGCATTTTCATCACAAGCATAATCATGCCCGTCTCCTCATTTGTAACTTAACAATATCGGATAAATCAAAGTCCATTGCTTTTTCCTTGCTCCCTTCCAAAATAGTTCAAGGTGTTTCCCCTGAACAAAAAATTGTCCATCAGCTTCAGAGGGTCACTGATTTCATGTCCATTGCTGGGCCAGTTGATGGCCTATTCTTGGTGGAAAAAGCAGCATTTTTTGATGAAGATGATGCTCGCTTGGCTTTGTGGAATCCTGCCACCAGGGAGTTCTGGCCTCTGCCTCCTGTGTCCTTTGAGCCTCAGCCATTCAAAGATCATGATAATCAGTTTGCATTGGGGTTTGACCCGTTGACTCGAGATTATAAGGTTCTATGTATTCAAACATTTTGGGATGACTGGGGACTGGGCGTTTCCCCTAATTGCATTGTTAGTGTCTATTCCTTACGCAACAACTCATGGAGGAACCTGAGACCTGATTTCCCTGACTGTTGTAACTTACACGAGCCCATTGGTGCTACACATCTCAACGGGGTATATTATTGGCTCTCTGGGCGTCTAGACAATATCTTCCGCATATGCTCGTTTGATATGGGCAGCGAACAATTTGGGGAGATGCAAGGCCCGGATATCCCAAAGGCACAGTGGGGAAAGCTTATGTTGCATGGTGACTCACTTGCTATCTTAGTTGGTGATCCTGGTAAACCAATGACATCCATATATGATGTGTGGGCGATGAACCTAGAGGGTAGTTGGACCAAAATTCTTAGTGTTCAACCTCAAATAGTTGCTCATTGGCCTCGCAGCGTCTGGGAGGATGATAAGATGATTTTCGAAATCACAGAAACTTCACAGTTGGTATTATATGACCCTACAACAAGACAAGTTATAGATCTTGGCTTTCAGCTGGACCTAATCAGGGGTCGCTCTTGGGTTTTCAATTACAAGCAGAGCCTAGttcaaataaagagaaaaaatgacAGCCAGGGCAAGGATAATGTTGTCTAG